A stretch of Portunus trituberculatus isolate SZX2019 chromosome 48, ASM1759143v1, whole genome shotgun sequence DNA encodes these proteins:
- the LOC123498380 gene encoding cuticle protein AM1159-like, producing MFVLLACLFAVAAAAPQLEQEPIGILLDERTDSGDGNFAYNFETENGIVMEVSGTPGAEGATNMQGVYRFPLPDGSIAEVRFFADEGGYRAESPLIPTPHPLPAHAQEQIRIAEEQRAQGITFDNQGRRLNR from the exons ATGTTC gtgCTCCTCGCCTGCCTGTtcgccgtcgccgccgccgctcccCAGCTGGAGCAGGAACCCATCGGCATCTTGCTTGACGAACGAACAGACTCCGGTGATGGCAACTTCGCTTATAACTTCGAGACCGAGAATGGCATCGTGATGGAAGTGTCCGGCACCCCCGGGGCTGAGGGCGCAACCAACATGCAGGGTGTCTACAG GTTCCCCCTCCCTGACGGCTCCATCGCTGAGGTCCGCTTCTTCGCTGATGAGGGAGGTTACCGCGCCGAGTCCCCGCTCATCCCCACCCCCCACCCTCTCCCCGCCCACGCCCAGGAGCAGATCCGCATCGCCGAAGAGCAGCGCGCCCAGGGCATTACCTTTGACAACCAAGGCAGGAGACTGAACCGCTAA